From the Roseateles sp. XES5 genome, one window contains:
- the trpB gene encoding tryptophan synthase subunit beta, with product MNQSPNLNSYREGPDEDGRFGIFGGRFVAETLMPLILDLQDEWNKAKTDPAFQAELKDLGAHYIGRPSPIYHADRLSRELGGAQIYLKREDLNHTGAHKINNTIGQALLAKRMGKKRVIAETGAGQHGVATATICARYGMECVVYMGSEDVKRQSPNVYRMKLLGATVVPVESGSKTLKDALNEAMRDWVTNIESTFYIIGTVAGPHPYPAMVRDFQRIIGDECLTQMPEMVGRQPDAVLACVGGGSNAIGIFYPYIPHEQVRLIGVEAAGQGVDSGKHAATLTAGTPGVLHGNRTYLLQDADGQIIETHSISAGLDYPGVGPEHAYLKDIGRAEYVPIMDDEALEAFQLLTKLEGIIPALEPSHAIAEVIKRAPKMGKDQIILMNLSGRGDKDIFTVGKILGMEL from the coding sequence GTGAACCAGTCACCCAACCTGAATTCGTACCGCGAGGGTCCGGACGAGGACGGTCGTTTCGGCATTTTCGGGGGCCGCTTCGTCGCTGAAACGCTGATGCCGCTGATCCTCGACCTGCAGGATGAGTGGAACAAGGCCAAGACCGACCCGGCCTTCCAGGCGGAACTGAAGGACCTCGGCGCTCATTATATCGGTCGCCCCAGCCCCATCTATCACGCCGATCGCCTGAGCCGCGAGCTGGGCGGCGCCCAGATCTACCTCAAGCGTGAGGACCTGAACCACACCGGCGCGCACAAGATCAACAACACCATCGGCCAGGCCCTGCTCGCCAAGCGCATGGGCAAGAAGCGCGTGATTGCCGAGACCGGTGCCGGCCAGCATGGCGTGGCCACGGCCACCATCTGTGCGCGCTACGGCATGGAATGCGTGGTGTATATGGGCAGCGAGGACGTCAAGCGCCAGAGCCCCAATGTCTATCGCATGAAGCTGCTGGGCGCCACCGTGGTGCCGGTGGAGTCGGGCTCCAAGACCCTGAAGGACGCGCTCAACGAGGCCATGCGCGACTGGGTCACCAACATCGAGTCCACCTTCTACATCATCGGCACGGTGGCCGGTCCGCACCCCTATCCGGCCATGGTGCGCGATTTCCAGCGCATCATCGGCGACGAGTGCCTGACGCAGATGCCCGAGATGGTGGGGCGCCAGCCCGATGCCGTGCTCGCCTGTGTGGGCGGTGGCTCCAACGCCATCGGCATCTTCTATCCCTATATCCCGCACGAGCAGGTGCGCCTGATCGGCGTGGAGGCGGCGGGGCAGGGTGTGGACAGCGGCAAACACGCGGCCACGCTCACAGCCGGCACGCCAGGCGTGCTGCACGGCAACCGCACCTATCTGCTGCAGGATGCGGATGGCCAGATCATCGAGACCCATTCCATCTCGGCCGGCCTGGACTATCCCGGCGTCGGCCCCGAGCACGCCTATCTGAAGGACATCGGCCGCGCCGAGTATGTCCCGATCATGGACGATGAGGCGCTGGAAGCCTTCCAGCTTCTGACCAAGCTCGAAGGCATCATCCCGGCGCTGGAACCGAGCCATGCCATCGCCGAAGTGATCAAGCGTGCGCCCAAGATGGGCAAGGACCAGATCATCCTGATGAACCTCTCCGGCCGCGGCGACAAGGATATCTTCACCGTCGGCAAGATCCTCGGCATGGAGCTCTAA
- a CDS encoding aldolase/citrate lyase family protein: MVAPKNTFKAALRDGRFQLGLWAALGSAYAAEVLSTSGYDWLLIDGEHGPNDMPLISAQIGALRHSPTHAMVRPPMGEAWILKQLLDQGAQTFLIPMVESAEEAKTLVRALRYPPHGIRGVGAGLGRASDFGRIPDYITTANEEVCLIVQVENRAGLAAVDEIAAVEGVDGIFIGPSDLAADMGHLGNPGAPEVLAAITHIFERTKAHGKARGIMTVSLPQAEVYRDLGADFLAIGTDVNCLVSAVEGLRRSFLGEAASERRGGGY; this comes from the coding sequence GTGGTAGCACCGAAAAACACCTTCAAGGCCGCGCTTCGCGACGGCCGATTCCAGCTTGGCCTGTGGGCGGCGCTCGGCAGCGCCTATGCGGCGGAGGTCCTTTCCACCAGTGGCTATGACTGGCTGCTGATCGATGGTGAACACGGGCCGAACGACATGCCGCTGATCAGCGCCCAGATCGGTGCCCTGCGTCATTCGCCGACCCATGCCATGGTGCGCCCGCCGATGGGCGAGGCCTGGATCCTCAAGCAATTGCTCGATCAGGGCGCCCAGACCTTCCTCATTCCTATGGTCGAATCGGCTGAGGAGGCGAAGACCCTGGTGCGTGCGTTGCGCTATCCGCCGCACGGCATTCGCGGTGTCGGCGCCGGCCTCGGCCGTGCCAGCGATTTCGGCCGCATTCCGGACTACATCACCACGGCCAACGAGGAGGTCTGCCTCATCGTGCAAGTGGAAAACCGGGCCGGGCTAGCGGCGGTCGACGAGATCGCCGCCGTGGAAGGCGTCGACGGCATCTTCATCGGCCCGTCGGATCTTGCCGCCGACATGGGTCATCTCGGCAATCCCGGCGCGCCGGAGGTCCTGGCAGCCATCACGCATATCTTCGAGCGCACGAAGGCGCACGGCAAGGCGCGCGGCATCATGACGGTCTCGCTGCCGCAGGCCGAGGTTTACCGCGATCTCGGCGCGGACTTCCTGGCGATCGGCACCGACGTCAACTGCCTCGTTTCGGCGGTGGAAGGACTTCGCCGCAGCTTCCTCGGCGAAGCGGCGAGCGAACGGCGCGGCGGCGGCTACTGA
- a CDS encoding YqaE/Pmp3 family membrane protein, which produces MRLIIAILLPFLVFFTIGRPIAGIICLILQVTLIGWLPAAIWAVYALGQYNTDRKIREALADRR; this is translated from the coding sequence ATGCGGCTCATCATTGCCATCCTGCTGCCCTTTCTCGTTTTCTTCACCATCGGACGGCCCATCGCCGGCATTATCTGCCTCATCCTGCAGGTGACGCTGATCGGGTGGCTGCCGGCCGCCATCTGGGCGGTCTACGCGCTGGGGCAGTACAATACGGACAGGAAGATCCGCGAGGCACTGGCTGACCGGCGCTGA
- a CDS encoding folylpolyglutamate synthase/dihydrofolate synthase family protein → MSMVAASEAAAEIEKLLGLHPKGFDLSLDRITRLLAALGDPHLKLPPVIHVAGTNGKGSVTAFCRSILEAEGLSVHVHTSPHLVNWHERYRLGVAGGRGRFVEDAVLADAVRRVAAANGGEKITVFEILTAVTFLLFSEHPADVAIIEVGLGGRFDATNVIPRPAVSIIMPISLDHQAYLGDRVELIAAEKAGIMKRGTPVVIGFQTEDAARDVLIETAERLGCPHAVYGQDFMAHEEYGRLVYQDEFGLADLPLPRLPGRHQYANAAAAIRAVKAAGLPITEHAMELGLSRVEWPGRLQRLTDGALAQLAPRGSEIWVDGGHNPGAGQVIAETMATFEEREARPLFLVTGMINTKDPVGYFEPFRGLAERVFTVPIRGSDAGLDPVALAGDAARAGLEVEPLTTVAEALAAISRITAEDAVPPRILVGGSLYLVGDVLADNGTPPT, encoded by the coding sequence ATGAGCATGGTGGCGGCCAGCGAAGCGGCAGCGGAGATCGAGAAGCTTCTCGGTCTCCATCCCAAAGGGTTCGATCTTTCGCTGGACCGCATCACGCGGCTGCTCGCCGCGCTCGGCGATCCGCACCTGAAACTGCCGCCGGTCATCCATGTGGCCGGCACCAATGGCAAGGGCTCCGTCACCGCCTTCTGCCGCTCGATCCTGGAAGCCGAGGGCCTCAGCGTCCACGTCCATACTTCGCCGCATCTCGTCAACTGGCACGAACGCTACCGCCTCGGTGTTGCGGGCGGCCGTGGCCGTTTCGTCGAGGATGCCGTGCTTGCCGATGCCGTGCGCCGCGTGGCGGCGGCCAATGGCGGGGAGAAGATCACGGTCTTCGAAATCCTGACGGCGGTCACTTTCCTGCTCTTTTCCGAACATCCCGCCGACGTGGCGATCATCGAGGTCGGCCTCGGCGGCCGTTTCGACGCGACGAATGTCATTCCGCGCCCTGCCGTTTCCATCATCATGCCCATTTCGCTCGATCATCAGGCCTATCTCGGCGACCGCGTCGAACTGATCGCGGCGGAAAAGGCCGGCATCATGAAGCGCGGTACGCCCGTGGTCATCGGTTTCCAGACGGAGGACGCGGCCCGCGACGTGCTGATCGAGACGGCCGAACGGCTCGGCTGCCCGCATGCCGTCTATGGCCAGGATTTCATGGCGCATGAGGAATATGGCCGCCTCGTCTATCAGGACGAATTCGGCCTTGCCGATCTGCCGCTGCCGCGCCTGCCGGGCCGGCATCAATATGCCAATGCCGCCGCGGCGATCCGCGCCGTCAAGGCGGCCGGCCTGCCGATTACAGAGCATGCTATGGAACTCGGCCTTTCCCGCGTGGAATGGCCGGGGCGCCTGCAGCGGCTGACGGACGGGGCGCTCGCGCAGCTGGCCCCGCGCGGCAGCGAGATCTGGGTCGACGGCGGGCACAATCCCGGCGCCGGTCAGGTCATTGCCGAAACCATGGCGACCTTCGAGGAGCGCGAGGCGCGCCCGCTCTTCCTCGTCACGGGCATGATCAACACCAAGGATCCGGTCGGCTATTTCGAGCCCTTCCGCGGCCTTGCCGAGCGTGTCTTCACGGTTCCGATCCGGGGCTCCGATGCGGGCCTCGATCCCGTGGCGCTTGCCGGCGATGCGGCCCGCGCCGGGCTTGAGGTCGAGCCGCTCACGACGGTCGCCGAGGCGCTGGCTGCAATCAGCCGCATCACTGCGGAAGATGCGGTGCCGCCGCGTATTCTCGTCGGCGGTTCGCTCTATCTCGTCGGCGATGTGCTGGCCGACAACGGCACCCCGCCCACCTGA
- the accD gene encoding acetyl-CoA carboxylase, carboxyltransferase subunit beta, which produces MNWITNYVRPKINSMLGRPNRDVPDNLWIKCPETGEMVFHRDLEENKWVIPASGYHMKMPAKARLKDLFDDGVFEALQQPKVAQDPLKFRDSKKYTDRLKDSRAKTELEDTIVAGVGKVRGLKLVAVVHEFNFMGGSLGIAAGEAIIKAFERAIAEKCPLVMFPASGGARMQEGILSLMQLPRTTVAVEMLKEAGLPYVVVLTNPTTGGVTASYAMLGDIHLAEPGAEICFAGKRVIEQTIREKLPEGFQTSEYLLEHGMVDMVVKRHDIPDTLARLLKILLKKPAAASVATNGALAIAAQ; this is translated from the coding sequence GTGAACTGGATCACGAATTACGTTCGGCCGAAGATCAATTCGATGCTTGGCCGTCCCAACCGGGATGTACCGGACAATCTCTGGATCAAGTGCCCGGAAACCGGCGAGATGGTGTTCCACCGCGATCTCGAGGAAAACAAGTGGGTCATCCCGGCTTCGGGCTACCACATGAAGATGCCGGCGAAGGCTCGCCTGAAGGACCTCTTCGACGACGGCGTCTTTGAGGCCCTGCAGCAGCCGAAGGTGGCGCAGGACCCGTTGAAGTTCCGCGATTCCAAGAAGTACACGGATCGCCTGAAGGACAGCCGCGCCAAGACCGAGCTGGAAGACACCATCGTCGCCGGCGTCGGCAAGGTGCGTGGCCTCAAGCTCGTTGCCGTCGTGCACGAGTTCAACTTCATGGGCGGCTCGCTCGGCATTGCCGCCGGCGAAGCGATCATCAAGGCCTTCGAACGCGCGATCGCCGAGAAGTGCCCGCTCGTCATGTTCCCCGCCTCGGGCGGTGCGCGCATGCAGGAAGGCATCCTTTCGCTTATGCAGCTTCCCCGCACCACGGTCGCCGTGGAAATGCTGAAGGAAGCCGGTCTTCCCTATGTCGTCGTGCTCACCAACCCGACGACGGGTGGCGTGACGGCCTCCTACGCCATGCTGGGCGATATCCATCTCGCCGAGCCGGGTGCGGAAATCTGCTTCGCCGGCAAGCGCGTCATCGAGCAGACCATCCGCGAAAAGCTGCCCGAAGGCTTCCAGACCTCGGAATACCTTCTGGAGCACGGCATGGTCGACATGGTCGTCAAGCGCCATGACATTCCCGATACGCTCGCCCGCCTTCTGAAGATTCTTCTGAAGAAGCCGGCCGCCGCATCCGTGGCAACGAACGGCGCCCTCGCCATCGCGGCGCAGTAA
- a CDS encoding DUF2852 domain-containing protein: MNQSALIRPDWTPATIALMVLGFVVFWPLGLAMLAYIIFGDRLKNFKKDANDTVDGMFASCRGKFRGGRHAAFRSATGNVAFDDWRDAELARLDEERRKLDEMREEFDTYSRELRRAKDQEDFDRFMRERRAKGQGDVPGFPAT, encoded by the coding sequence ATGAACCAGTCAGCACTGATCCGTCCGGACTGGACGCCTGCGACCATCGCCCTGATGGTGCTCGGCTTCGTGGTGTTCTGGCCGCTCGGCCTTGCCATGCTTGCCTACATCATCTTCGGCGACCGCCTGAAAAACTTCAAGAAAGACGCCAACGACACCGTGGACGGCATGTTCGCCTCCTGCCGCGGCAAATTTCGTGGCGGCCGTCACGCCGCCTTCCGCAGCGCCACCGGCAATGTCGCCTTCGACGACTGGCGTGACGCCGAGCTTGCCCGCCTCGACGAGGAGCGTCGCAAGCTGGACGAGATGCGCGAGGAGTTTGACACCTACAGCCGCGAACTGCGCCGCGCCAAGGACCAGGAGGACTTCGACCGCTTCATGCGCGAACGCCGCGCCAAGGGCCAGGGCGACGTCCCGGGTTTCCCCGCGACCTGA
- the phaZ gene encoding polyhydroxyalkanoate depolymerase — MYYQLYELNHAVMAPWRAVADQMRIAFRNPLNPLSHTYFGRTMAAGFEVLERTTRRYGKPEFDLPTTVIDGQSVSVHEKVVWQRPFCNLIHFERCLPAGHRKDPKILIVAPMSGHYATLLRGTVEALLPHAEVHITDWVDARMVPLSEGAFDLDDYIDYVIQMLHALGPDTHVIAVCQPAVPVLAAVSVMEADNDPLSPSTMTLMGGPIDTRINPTAVNKLAKEKPIDWFRDNVIMPVPWPQPGVMRMVYPGFLQLSGFMSMNLDRHVVAHKEFFAHLVKNDGDAAEKHRDFYDEYLAVMDLTAEFYLQTVETVFMRHALPKGEMMHRDRRVDTTAIRKVALLTVEGENDDISGVGQTEAAQTICTNIPDDMRMHYVQPDVGHYGVFNGSRFRKEIAPRILSFIDQHGKATKAKPVPRVIKGGKAGGAA, encoded by the coding sequence ATGTATTATCAGCTGTACGAACTGAACCATGCGGTGATGGCGCCCTGGCGCGCCGTGGCGGACCAGATGCGGATCGCCTTCCGCAATCCGCTCAATCCACTGTCGCATACCTATTTCGGCCGCACCATGGCTGCCGGCTTCGAGGTGCTTGAGCGAACGACGCGGCGCTACGGCAAGCCCGAATTCGACCTGCCCACCACCGTCATCGACGGCCAGAGCGTTTCCGTCCATGAAAAGGTCGTCTGGCAGCGCCCCTTCTGCAATCTCATCCATTTCGAGCGCTGTTTGCCGGCCGGCCATCGCAAGGATCCGAAAATCCTGATCGTCGCGCCGATGTCCGGCCATTATGCGACGCTGCTGCGCGGCACCGTCGAGGCGCTGCTGCCCCATGCCGAAGTGCATATCACCGACTGGGTGGATGCGCGCATGGTGCCTCTGTCCGAAGGCGCTTTCGATCTCGACGACTACATCGACTACGTCATCCAGATGCTGCATGCGCTGGGGCCGGATACCCATGTCATCGCCGTCTGCCAGCCGGCGGTGCCGGTTCTTGCGGCCGTTTCCGTCATGGAAGCCGACAACGATCCGCTTTCGCCCTCCACCATGACGCTGATGGGCGGTCCCATCGATACGCGCATCAATCCGACGGCGGTCAACAAGCTCGCCAAGGAAAAGCCGATCGACTGGTTCCGCGACAATGTCATCATGCCGGTTCCGTGGCCGCAGCCGGGTGTCATGCGCATGGTCTATCCGGGCTTCCTGCAGCTCTCCGGTTTCATGTCGATGAATCTCGACCGCCATGTCGTCGCGCACAAGGAGTTCTTCGCCCATCTCGTGAAGAACGACGGCGACGCGGCCGAAAAGCATCGCGACTTCTATGACGAGTATCTTGCCGTCATGGACCTGACGGCCGAATTCTATCTGCAGACGGTGGAAACCGTGTTCATGCGCCATGCCCTGCCGAAGGGCGAGATGATGCATCGCGACCGCCGCGTCGACACGACGGCCATCCGCAAGGTGGCGCTGCTCACCGTCGAGGGCGAGAACGACGACATTTCCGGCGTCGGCCAGACCGAGGCGGCGCAGACCATCTGCACCAACATCCCGGACGACATGCGCATGCATTACGTCCAGCCGGATGTCGGTCACTATGGCGTCTTCAACGGTTCGCGCTTCCGCAAGGAGATCGCGCCGCGCATCCTGTCCTTCATCGACCAGCACGGCAAGGCCACGAAGGCAAAGCCGGTGCCGCGCGTCATCAAGGGCGGCAAGGCTGGCGGCGCCGCCTGA
- the trxA gene encoding thioredoxin, protein MATVKVDQSNFEAEVLNSAEPVVVDFWAEWCGPCKMIAPALEEISTELAGKVKVAKLNIDENPELAAAYGVRSIPTLAVFKGGEVADIKVGAAPKTALASWISSAA, encoded by the coding sequence ATGGCTACCGTAAAAGTCGACCAGTCCAACTTCGAGGCCGAAGTCCTCAATTCCGCAGAGCCGGTCGTCGTCGATTTCTGGGCCGAATGGTGCGGCCCGTGCAAGATGATCGCGCCCGCGCTGGAGGAGATCTCGACCGAACTCGCCGGCAAGGTGAAGGTCGCCAAGCTGAACATCGACGAAAACCCGGAACTGGCCGCAGCCTATGGCGTGCGCTCCATCCCGACGCTCGCCGTGTTCAAGGGCGGTGAAGTGGCCGACATCAAGGTTGGTGCTGCACCGAAGACGGCTCTTGCCAGCTGGATTTCCAGCGCGGCCTGA
- the trpA gene encoding tryptophan synthase subunit alpha produces the protein MPFSDPMADGPAIQVAGQRALAGGQTLAKTIQMARDFRKTDDATPIVLMGYYNPIYIYGVDRFLDEALEAGIDGLIVVDLPPEMDDELCIPALAKGINFIRLATPTTDEKRLPTVLKNTSGFVYYVSMNGITGSALPDPSLVGGAVGRIKAHTKLPVCVGFGVKTAEHARAIGASADGVVVGTAIVNQIASSLTADGKASAATVAGVETLVMSLASGVRASRLAAAE, from the coding sequence ATGCCCTTCTCCGACCCGATGGCCGATGGCCCGGCGATCCAGGTGGCCGGCCAGCGCGCACTTGCCGGCGGCCAGACGCTCGCCAAGACGATCCAGATGGCCCGTGACTTCCGCAAGACGGATGACGCGACCCCGATCGTGCTGATGGGCTACTACAACCCGATCTACATCTACGGCGTCGACCGCTTCCTCGACGAGGCGCTCGAAGCCGGCATCGACGGCCTCATCGTCGTCGACCTGCCGCCGGAAATGGATGACGAACTGTGCATTCCGGCGCTCGCCAAGGGCATCAACTTCATCCGTCTCGCGACGCCGACGACGGATGAGAAGCGCCTCCCGACAGTCCTCAAGAATACGTCGGGCTTCGTCTATTATGTCTCGATGAACGGCATCACCGGTTCGGCGCTGCCGGATCCCTCGCTTGTCGGCGGGGCCGTCGGCCGCATCAAGGCGCATACGAAGCTGCCGGTCTGCGTCGGTTTCGGCGTCAAGACGGCCGAGCATGCCCGCGCCATCGGCGCCTCGGCGGATGGCGTCGTCGTCGGCACCGCCATCGTCAACCAGATCGCCTCCAGCCTGACGGCGGATGGCAAGGCCAGCGCCGCCACCGTTGCCGGCGTCGAGACGCTGGTCATGAGCCTTGCCTCGGGCGTGCGTGCGTCGCGCCTTGCGGCGGCGGAGTAA
- a CDS encoding NAD-dependent succinate-semialdehyde dehydrogenase has product MSLKDPSLLRQAALVGQRWIEADGSGIAVKNPATGELVGYVPKLGAKETKEAIDAAAEAQKGWAARTAKERSAVLRKWFELMIENKDDLGRIMTAEQGKPLAEARGEVIYGASFIDWFAEEGKRLYGETIPTTDPSKRYLVLKQPMGVCAAITPWNFPVAMITRKVAPALAAGCSVIIKPAEATPLSALAVAELAQRAGMPAGLFSVITGSAREIGAEMTANPTVRKLTFTGSTEIGAELYKQCAPTIKKLGLELGGNAPFIVFDDADLDAAVEGALIAKFRNNGQTCVCANRLYVQDAVYDAFSDKLAAAVGKLKTGNGFDEGVVLGPLIDSAALEKVEEHVSDAVKKGGRVVQGGKRHALGGTFYEATVIADVTPDMAVAKEETFGPVAPLFRFTDENDVIAQANDTEFGLASYFYAKDLSRVFRVAEALEYGMVGVNTGLISTAEAPFGGVKLSGLGREGSRYGIEEFTEIKYVCLGGIA; this is encoded by the coding sequence ATGAGCCTCAAAGATCCGAGCCTGCTTCGCCAGGCAGCCCTTGTCGGCCAGCGCTGGATTGAAGCGGATGGCAGCGGCATAGCGGTGAAGAACCCGGCGACGGGTGAGCTGGTCGGCTACGTGCCGAAGCTCGGCGCGAAGGAAACGAAGGAAGCGATCGATGCGGCCGCCGAAGCCCAGAAGGGCTGGGCCGCCCGCACCGCCAAGGAACGCTCGGCCGTGCTGCGCAAGTGGTTCGAGCTGATGATCGAGAACAAGGACGATCTCGGTCGCATCATGACGGCCGAGCAGGGCAAGCCCCTGGCCGAGGCCCGGGGCGAGGTGATCTACGGCGCCAGCTTCATCGACTGGTTTGCCGAGGAAGGCAAGCGCCTCTACGGCGAGACCATCCCCACCACCGATCCCAGCAAGCGCTACCTAGTGCTCAAGCAGCCCATGGGCGTGTGCGCGGCCATCACGCCCTGGAACTTCCCGGTGGCCATGATCACGCGCAAGGTGGCGCCGGCCCTGGCCGCGGGCTGCTCGGTCATCATCAAGCCCGCCGAGGCCACGCCGCTCTCGGCCCTGGCCGTGGCCGAGCTGGCCCAGCGCGCCGGCATGCCCGCCGGCCTCTTCTCGGTCATCACCGGTTCGGCCCGCGAGATCGGCGCGGAAATGACCGCCAACCCGACCGTGCGCAAACTCACCTTCACCGGCTCGACGGAAATCGGCGCCGAGCTCTACAAGCAGTGCGCGCCGACCATCAAGAAGCTGGGCCTGGAACTCGGCGGCAACGCACCCTTCATCGTCTTCGACGATGCCGATCTCGATGCGGCCGTCGAGGGCGCGCTGATCGCCAAGTTCCGCAACAACGGCCAGACCTGCGTGTGCGCCAACCGGCTCTACGTCCAGGACGCCGTCTATGACGCCTTCTCCGACAAGCTCGCCGCCGCCGTCGGCAAGCTGAAGACCGGCAACGGTTTCGACGAGGGTGTGGTGCTCGGTCCGCTGATCGACAGTGCCGCGCTGGAAAAGGTGGAGGAGCATGTCTCCGACGCCGTGAAGAAGGGCGGCCGCGTGGTTCAGGGCGGCAAGCGCCATGCACTTGGCGGCACCTTCTACGAGGCGACCGTGATCGCGGACGTGACGCCGGACATGGCCGTGGCGAAGGAAGAGACCTTCGGCCCCGTCGCTCCGCTCTTCCGCTTCACGGACGAGAATGACGTCATCGCCCAGGCCAACGACACGGAATTCGGCCTTGCGTCCTATTTCTACGCCAAGGACCTGTCGCGCGTGTTCCGCGTGGCGGAGGCGCTGGAATACGGCATGGTCGGCGTCAATACCGGCCTGATCTCGACGGCGGAAGCGCCCTTCGGCGGTGTGAAGCTCTCCGGCCTCGGCCGCGAGGGCTCCAGGTACGGCATCGAGGAGTTCACCGAGATCAAGTATGTCTGCCTCGGCGGCATCGCCTGA
- a CDS encoding M48 family metallopeptidase — translation MFSLARKPRKALKTPPPPERREIDVNGRALPLTIRRDLRATRLTLRIEPGGRALRMTVPNGIAEREIRDFLTRHQGWLMTKLAKFRSRNELEDGGYVMIRGVAHRIEATGKLRGLTEAVVVDDEAVLRVGGMEESIPRRISDFLKKEARLELDRLVAVHAGRIGKRVKSLTLRDTRSRWGSCSADGALSFSWRIAMAPPHVIDYLAAHEVAHLREMNHSPAFWSLCEQLCPTTEEAKRWLKRNGSLLHAVDFG, via the coding sequence ATGTTTTCCCTGGCTCGCAAGCCCCGCAAGGCCCTGAAGACCCCGCCTCCGCCCGAACGGCGTGAGATCGACGTCAATGGCAGGGCCCTGCCGCTCACCATCAGGCGGGACCTGCGCGCCACGCGCCTGACGCTGCGCATCGAGCCCGGCGGACGGGCGTTGCGCATGACGGTGCCGAACGGCATCGCCGAGCGGGAAATCCGCGACTTCCTCACCCGCCATCAGGGTTGGCTGATGACGAAACTGGCGAAGTTCCGCTCGCGGAACGAGCTGGAGGATGGCGGTTACGTCATGATCCGCGGCGTCGCCCACCGCATCGAGGCGACCGGCAAGCTGCGCGGGCTCACCGAAGCCGTGGTCGTCGATGACGAGGCGGTGCTGCGCGTCGGCGGCATGGAGGAGAGCATTCCCCGTCGCATCAGCGATTTTCTGAAGAAGGAAGCGCGGCTGGAACTGGACCGGCTCGTTGCGGTCCATGCCGGGCGCATCGGAAAGCGGGTGAAGTCGCTGACGCTGCGCGACACCCGAAGCCGCTGGGGCTCCTGCTCGGCGGATGGCGCACTCAGCTTCTCCTGGCGTATCGCCATGGCGCCGCCCCACGTCATCGATTATCTCGCGGCGCATGAAGTGGCGCATCTTCGCGAGATGAACCATAGCCCGGCCTTCTGGTCGCTCTGCGAACAGCTCTGCCCGACGACGGAAGAGGCCAAGCGCTGGCTCAAGCGCAACGGCAGCCTGCTGCACGCCGTCGATTTCGGCTGA
- a CDS encoding phosphoribosylanthranilate isomerase, which yields MTLDIKICGLKTEEAVDKALALGASHIGFIFFPKSPRNIEPSDAGRLAARARGKAKIVAVTVNADSDTLDEIVDQLSPDMLQLHGSESPERVLTVKAVYGLPVIKAFSVREADDLKRIDPYIGIADRFLFDAKPPAGSELPGGNGVSFDWNLMHLLDESVDYMLSGGLNKDNLAEAIRLTGAPGIDASSGVESAPGVKDLGLMEAFFEAARNAERETAGAGRGK from the coding sequence ATGACACTCGACATCAAAATCTGCGGGCTCAAGACCGAAGAGGCCGTCGACAAGGCCCTCGCACTCGGCGCCAGCCATATCGGCTTCATCTTCTTCCCGAAGAGCCCGCGCAACATCGAGCCCTCCGATGCCGGCCGCCTTGCTGCGCGCGCACGGGGCAAGGCCAAGATCGTCGCCGTGACGGTCAATGCCGACAGCGATACGCTCGACGAGATCGTCGACCAGCTTTCGCCCGACATGCTCCAGCTGCACGGCAGCGAGAGCCCGGAGCGCGTGCTCACCGTCAAGGCGGTCTACGGTCTGCCGGTCATCAAGGCCTTTTCCGTCCGCGAGGCGGACGATCTGAAGAGGATCGACCCCTATATCGGCATCGCCGACCGGTTCCTCTTCGATGCCAAGCCGCCGGCGGGCTCCGAGCTCCCGGGCGGCAACGGGGTTTCCTTCGACTGGAACCTCATGCATCTGCTTGACGAAAGCGTGGATTACATGCTTTCGGGTGGGCTGAACAAGGACAACCTCGCCGAGGCCATCCGGCTGACCGGCGCGCCGGGCATCGACGCCAGTTCGGGGGTCGAGAGTGCACCGGGCGTCAAGGACCTCGGCCTGATGGAAGCGTTTTTTGAAGCGGCGCGAAACGCGGAACGCGAGACCGCCGGCGCAGGGAGAGGCAAGTGA